A genomic region of Cannabis sativa cultivar Pink pepper isolate KNU-18-1 chromosome 1, ASM2916894v1, whole genome shotgun sequence contains the following coding sequences:
- the LOC115723816 gene encoding uncharacterized protein LOC115723816, with amino-acid sequence MGSWESATSPLMIGVPSSTEGGSHSMLDSDEDIPNAQPLPQVTLVDSDDEGEVFDENVCKIDGEPRALEYAIMVHDYEGDKNEYVGRSLHFLRDNPRSSMTKGDILRMRHQYEIHSSIQMRLPTIAERPDWDSGDWVCMYEFPFRIGFRFPFPPFVQEVLDYYEVAPSQLMPNAWRLLLGIEVIVRVKGKRVDLVDFQSSYYLKQHDTDKGRFLFTLRANKKAWVTELVPSNKRGWRKKYCFVKGDLFGTSDYEVPTSWRTLSKGLTRCPRGGYWSEARVNDLLSIPSDQRAHNKLLVLDKSCVGNLWRGAQRRR; translated from the exons ATGGGATCTTGGGAAAGTGCGACTTCACCATTAATGATTGGGGTTCCTTCTTCTACAGAAGGAGGATCTCATTCAATGTTGgatagtgatgaagatattCCTAATGCTCAACCATTACCTCAAGTCACTTTGGTTGACAGTGATGATGAGGGGGAAGTTTTTGATGAGAATGTATGTAAGATTGATGGAGAGCCTCGAGCTCTTGAGTATGCGATAATGGTACATGATTATGAGGGTGACAAGAATGAGTATGTCGGGCGGTCCCTTCACTTTTTGAGGGACAACCCGAGGTCTAGTATGACTAAGGGTGATATCCTACGCATGCGACATCAATATGAGATTCATTCTTCTATACAAATGCGACTTCCAACTATCGCTGAGCGTCCCGATTGGGATAGTGGCGATTGGGTTTGTATGTATGAATTTCCTTTTAGGATTGGCTTTCGATTCCCTTTCCCTCCATTTGTACAAGAAGTATTGGACTATTATGAGGTAGCTCCTAGCCAACTTATGCCAAATGCTTGGAGGTTATTGTTGGGTATAGAAGTCATAGTTAGAGTGAAGGGTAAGAGGGTTGACCTTGTAGATTTTCAGTCAAGTTATTATCTTAAACAACACGATACAGATAAGGGTCGATTTCTATTCACTCTTAGAGCGAACAAAAAAGCTTGGGTAACGGAGCTGGTTCCGAGCAACAAGAGGGGTTGGAGGAAGAAATATTGTTTTGTCAAAGGTGACCTGTTTGGAACGAGTGATTATGAGGTTCCTACTTCATGGAGAACCTTAA GTAAGGGGCTCACTCGATGTCCTCGAGGGGGGTATTGGTCCGAAGCTCGAGTTAACGACTTGCTCTCTATTCCTTCCGATCAAAGAGCCCATAACAAGCTTCTTGTTTTGGATAAATCTTGTGTTGGAAATTTGTGGAGAGGTGCGCAACGTCGAAGGTAG
- the LOC133028999 gene encoding uncharacterized protein LOC133028999 — translation MTFKVCGADDAVARGKTNLLGKRSKKTTSHVVKPRVPAKEHGTGSSQLTADGVVAASPLRGDNELSIEESMINLSISSNISAYSDPASIEGHVEALLHPRDEERLRGIGVAGRANYGVSTIYQAIQAVLYLRRDTISLDQKNRALNKEHSRLRKEVENLKLEGETTKSSYDKLKQDYSSLNTELERVRAKLKEEEAKYVALYQEVDDISLKTAIKTRGELMIQYKKGLHRGWDVDGAIALHEEYLALEQENEMDVDAHISVFDEGADAHTSVPSMGVDAHTSVSGGSGIDDVMFSIAEDGTIAP, via the exons ATGACTTTCAAGGTTTGTGGAGCGGATGATGCTGTCGCTAGGGGTAAGACTAATTTACTTGGAAAGAGGTCTAAGAAGACCACAAGTCATGTTGTGAAACCTCGAGTTCCTGCTAAGGAACATGGAACCGGTAGCTCTCAGTTGACAGCTGATGGTGTGGTTGCGGCTTCTCCACTAAGGGGTGACAACGAGTTGTCTATTGAGGAGAGTATGATCAACCTGTCCATCTCTTCCAACATTTCGGCCTACTCTGACCCTGCTTCTATCGAAGGTCATGTTGAGGCTCTTCTTCATCCGAGAGATGAAGAGCGTTTGAGGGGCATCGGAGTTGCTGGGCGAGCGAATTACGGTGTTTCTacgatttaccaa GCTATTCAAGCAGTCCTCTACTTAAGGCGTGACACAATTTCGCTTGATCAAAAGAACAGAGCTTTGAACAAGGAGCATTCTAGACTTAGAAAGGAAGTGGAGAACTTGAAACTGGAAGGAGAGACTACCAAATCATCATATGACAAGCTAAAACAGGATTATTCCTCGTTGAATACTGAGTTGGAGCGTGTGCGTGCCAAACTCAAGGAGGAGGAGGCTAAGTATGTCGCATTGTACCAGGAGGTTGATGATATTTCACTCAAGACTGCCATCAAGACAAGGGGGGAGTTGATGATACAGTATAAGAAAGGGCTCCATCGTGGATGGGACGTCGATGGTGCTATTGCACTTCATGAAGAATATTTGGCTCTTGAGCAAGAGAATGAAATGGATGTTGACGCTCATATCTCTGTGTTTGATGAAGGCGCTGATGCTCATACCTCTGTCCCTAGTATGGGTGTCGACGCTCATACTTCTGTTTCTGGTGGGAGTGGCATTGACGATGTGATGTTCTCCATTGCTGAAGATGGTACCATTGCTCCATAG